A stretch of DNA from Telopea speciosissima isolate NSW1024214 ecotype Mountain lineage chromosome 5, Tspe_v1, whole genome shotgun sequence:
caacaACTTTTTTGTCACGGTTCATTTCCAGggacaaaaaaatgaaccggtgTTAACAAACGAATTTCTCTTAGTTTTTTGttcccaggaacaaaaaaacagaagtgttatcatgcaggccctaaTATGTCAGataccaatttggttttatgccaaggaGATTGACCACAGAAGCTATTTATTTGCTTATGAGactaatggaaagatttaaagaatgtaagaaggatctccCTATGGTCTATACTGACTTAGAGAAGAAAAGTGCTTCAAGTAAATAAGTGAACATAATTACAGATATGTATAATAGTGTCGtaactagtgtaagaactgtggagGCAGGgaagtgaattcccaattacattTAGAATACATCTAGAATCAGTTCTAAGCCTGTATTGTTTGCGCTAATCATAGATGAGCTCAATATAGCTATTCAAGATCACATCTCTTGGTGCATGCTTTTTggtgatgatattgttttggtggatgaagtAGAGGGGTGCATCTAGAGTTTTGTGTGATCGATGTATTCCCTcaaaactaaaaggaaaaatatataGAATAGTTATACGACCAACAATGATGTATGAATCTGAATGTTGGGCAATGAATAAACAATATATAAACAAACTTAgtatgaacaaattagagctactTTAGGAGTAAGTCCaactccgatacatgataagttgggaaaaagtcatttgaggtggcatggataTGTGCAAAGGAGGCCTTTGAATTCTTGAGTACAGAAAGGTcaattgattcagattgaaagagtTAAAAGAGCTAGAGGTAGGCCTAAATGACTCTAGGTGCACGGattaggactagtaacaagtatggatttgaatagagctgattggaggaaaaaaaatccatttagccaaaccctatttagttgggataaggctgaattgaGTTGAGTTAAGAGATAAAATTCATATCATAACTGAAGTGTATCAGGATGAATCTAACTTGATCCAACTATAAAATGGATCTGCAATAAAACATTCCTGTTGACAGCCCTATACACAATACAACAGTTTATAAAAGGATGTAATAACTCTCCATCAGCAAACTACAAAGTTGAGGAAAGATAGATCCTTCAGAACTAGTTATTTCTGTTCACCCCTTTGTGATTGACTTTCCACAAAAAAGGCAGAGAGGGGGCATACAATTGATGTTGGACAGCAAGGACTGTTTCTATGGGTAGCAGGCCAAAATGTTTAagagaataaataaaaagaagaataaggtgAGGAAACAAAGAGAACCAGACAAGCTACAACTTAGCTACTGTTTACTACATGCTACAATTAGCACTAGAACTCAAGGGCACCAACCACAAGAGCAATAAAGCGGAGCAACTCAACTTCAATTCAATAAGCAAATAGTAATTCAACTACTTAGCTTGGCCAGAACCAATGCCTTTATACAGGTTACAGGACTAAGAAAAGTAGAAACTTTCTAGACTCTCTAACATACTAAAAACAAATGGACTCCAATGACAAGTTCAGAAACTTCTGTGAGTGCTCcctaagtaaaaaaaataaaaaccaagcTAGAActtattgatttattttctaaaaataggaTTTTGATGCAGACAGCCAACTCAATTGGCCCTTGTTAAGCTTAATTTCAAGTCTCCATTGAGTCATATGGGTCATTGGCTAACTGTTTTTGTAGTTACCTTTGTTATGGGCCATATCTATAAGCCCACATGCAGGGGTACTAAGTCATATACGAGATTAAGAGTTTAGCTTTAGTTACCCTTTTTTAGTGTCTCTATTAGTCCTCTGggaaaatttatattttctgCTTTCTTGGGTTACAGTTGTAAAACAATacaaagtttctatttttatatttaGTAAATTCCTTAGGAAAGAGTtatctagtttctaatttgggtTCAGTTTAGTAATCTATCAATCCATACCATTGTAACCATCGATTAGAATGATTTTGAATGAATGGAAGTGATTTCATtcattgcaacctagtggtcatgggttcaagatgggaaacagcctctccgcaaaacGGGGGTAAGGACTGCAtaaattatgaccctcctcaaaCTCCGCAGTGGGGAGAGCCTCATGCACTCGGTACGTCCTTTCTTGGAAGTGATTTCATTGCGATTCTACTGAtattttcctcttccttctaTTTGATTTCTTCTACTGGTTCTTCTCTCTCAATTTCTGGTTAGCTgatcaatcttcttcttcctctatgtcccttttccttctttcttattcCCTATTTCCTTATTACCTGCTGGCTGCAGATGCTATGttttctaggttgattttgaaTTACTGATTTCTTTCATCTCTCTAAATAGAATTCTGTTTGCCTTGTTACTTGGGAGTTAAGCTTCTGTTAGTCCTCTCCCTTATTTCCAGCCATAAAACCCAACTTAAACTGCACTGTTACTTTATCTGTCAGACCCCTCCCCCCTGTTTTATCCGGGATAACTGATAAAGCCAATTACACTTTGTTTCCTTCTGAGTTTTCCCTCCCATGTTTTTTAGCCTTAGTTCAACCCACTCCAGAAGCCTGCTCAACCTTGAAATCAGACTCAATCAACCCCTGGCAATTAAGATACAGGATTTCTTCAGTTCTGCCCTATTTTCTCTACCTACAGTTTAGCcctcaaattagggttagggtttcttgGCCTGCCACCAGATTCCCGTCACAGCATAATACCCCAAACTAAGACGGCCAGAACTTTCTCAAGAACTCCAGTTTGTATGATCTTGGTCTCATTAGAGAGTAAGATTCCAAACAGCAGCTAAATCATGCCAAGAGAACATGTTTTTGACCTTCCAAAAACTGACCCAAAGATAGGCAATGGAAAAATGGTTCAACATTCTTTGAAGGTTGAGATGCTTCTGCATCAGCAATTGAGGCATTGACGCATCCTACTCAATTACTGGGATCTAATCAACACCAAGGCATTTGATAAGGTTAGTAAACTCTTCAAGTTCTGAGTATCTCATTACTACCAAAACCCCAAGGACACTATTACTTCATACCAAGTTACGAACCTCTTAGCTATGGTACTTCAACCTTCAGTTCTAACAACGGAAACAATCATGGGAGTTTTAAATTGAAAGATTTGtaccaaacaaaaaatcttCCAGGAATTTGAATCTCTCTCAACCACCCATACCATATCACATGTGCttaaaataaaatctaattCTAACCTTTAGTCTTCCAGGGGTATGCAAAACTCAACAGAATCCACTCATTCTCTAAAAGTCCCTACTTGAACTTAATGGATGCCCAATCCCTAGAGTTAAAGGCTCCTCATAACAGTTGCACACCCATTTACCTAGGAGGACACCATTCTCTCTTGTGGTGTTTCCTAAGCCAAGACTACATTTTCTATAGGTTTGCACAAGTATTTGACCTAATCGGATCTTCCTGCTCTGTATCACAAGACTCCGGTAAGATATCTCTCTGTCATTTGTCCAGTGGCTCTATTAATCACATTTAGCATTCTGCAAATATATAAATAGAACCAAAAAGTGGAACAGAATTTATGTAGACCGCCGCATTAAGTTGGGAAAAGCGATAGTTGAGTTTGATAGAGTTGAGTATTCTGCAAATTTATACACCAGATATGAGAAAAGATTTCCAAAGATTCTTCCACGTAAAGATACTAGAATCAATTTATTAATTCTAGTAATTAAACTCTAATATTAAGTAAAGTGCCAAATGAAATGATTACTCGTTCATATGTTCAACAACGATGGGAAGAAAACCAATTTCAAGTGTCACTTACTTCATCATCAGCACTAAGAGGAGATCCTTTGCTTACTGTGTGTGTCTCCTGGGATTCTTTAGTCAATGGACAGAGAGAAACACGAGCTGGTTAAAGAAGACTTGATTcaccaaacaaacaaaagagGGACATCTAAAGTTTCTATCAAGTAAATCATAAGAGTGGTCCCCCAAGGGGCAATTAAGTACATGAAATGCACTTACTGGTTTCTTAAGCCATAAACCCATCTAATCACATTCTTATGTACTTATAAAAGGCAACAGATTGAACAGTTAAGTTCATCTAGTCAAATCAACTTCTAGTGTAGGAGTTCCCTTAGGTGCAAAGCATAGAACTAAGAGTTTTGTGCACATCTATTTTGTTACTCTTATGCAGTTGTAAATACCTACTATGTACAAACTACATAATGCACAATTCATATTTCCTCAAAAGTAAGCTAGCCTGTGTTAGGATAACAATAAGGATACCAGGCAATTGGGATGGGCTGCGATGTCGTAGTTGTGGATTCTGTAGTTTCTTCTGGAACTCTTCCTCGTCGGCTGCTACTTCACCAAAGGAGCATTTTCTAGCATTGAAAGATGACCATTTTGACAGAGTAAAATGTGGTTGTCTCACCATAGGATCTTCTACAAATTGTTCACATATCATAATTATGACTACGATGAAACcaaagcaatcaaaagaaggaaggaaaaataagaaaaggcctgttaagagataaaaaaaaaaagtctcaatagaaaggaaataaatatcACTCAAACAGCTAAAgggcaagaagagaagagaatagcaAGGGTATGCAAACTTAATTTGTTGTATCTTTCTTTCTGTTTGGAAATAAATGATGGTATTTCAAGCTGAATTTGATCCCTTATGTCACATTTTCAGAGTACGTGGTTTCACTGTTTTTCTTAATATCCCTTTCTTTACTTCACAATCAGAACTTTTATTTTGGGATGGATCTGATCAAACTTTAGGCCTGTGATATTTCCTAGGTAGAACTACCAATTGGTGGTTCCTTCCTTGATGTTTGTCACATTTATAATGAAGAGAAGGAGGACACGTGCTTTTGGTCCTACAGTGCAAACTGATATGAGCAGGTCCTCTATATGAAGCTGTTTTGGCAAATTTGAACACTATAAAGTTGTCTCTGCAGCTAAAATACATCAAAATCCAGACCATCATACAACTGTCACATGGGATGTTAGCAAATTCATCAAGTACCTGGAGCAGAACATTCAAAACCATAAGGTATCACTTGTGTTGTAGTGGCAGCAGAATGCTGTTTGAGGTCAAACAGTGCACTGGAGACGCGTGAAGTACCCATCGAGTGCCGAGCACTAGCAAGTTCCAGCCATCCCTgtagaaagagaaacataaagAGCATTAACAATGAGAATAGAACTTAATTAGCTAAGGAGCCCAAGCAAATACCAAGAGAACAACAGAGAAAATGAATTACCTTATCCAAAGCAGAAGAAATACACCAAAACCTATAGCTAAACATAATAATTATTAAGGCTACACAGGAAAATTTAGACAAAAAATGTCATAATATGAGTATTTCACAGCTTactaaagaaaattttgaaaaactaaTGATATCATGTGATCATTGTTTGAATAGAACTTGAAGCAAGCTAAGATGCAATGCCCAGTAGTGGCACCTTTGATAAAAGATTATCTGGCACGAATCTTATTCCTGTTCTCCAACAAAAGCACCTCAATACATGTCTTATTCTTCAACAAAAATGGATATGACTAATGATCAATGTAGACACCTTCTATCGGTTAATGGTTGTAACTAGTTTGGATGAACAGCACATACCATCTAAAAGATCACACATTGGATTTGATCTACTACAATCTCTAAAATAAATCCCCAAGAATTTCAAAGCTGAAGTAGCACCAGATTGGAAAGAAATAATCCAAATATCAAGAGCTGAACTTGATCACTTACATGTGAGTAGGATTTTAAGAAGAAAACTTCCATATTCAATACTCAAAACTTCATGGCCTTCTGTTATGTGTCTGGTGGGGCCCAACCTGGAGTATGGGTGTtggattgggccagcctagcaCGGGATAGGTTAAAAGGCTTGACTTTACACATTGCATCAGCTCTGCAACTTTTGGTGTATCAGTCTAGTACCTAAGACTTAGTATCAGAGTCTACGGAAAGAGCTACATGGAGTAGAGAGCAAACCATCTGAAAAGGGACACCTGGAGCAGAGTAGAGTGCCTAGTAACGGGCTACATGCTAACAAGTGAAAACTTGAAGTGGAGCTGCCTAAAAAGGGTTACCTAGGTCGGCACTAAATGGCACCAACATAGTAGGGCCTCAACTTACAATTTCCATTAGCTCTAGAGCTTTTGGTGTATTGGTCATGTACCTAACACCTTCTTTCCATACCACCCAACTACAACTCCAAAAATTGGTACTTACAGTTGCACAACACATCAAACCGTGAAGTTAGATAATTGGAAAGGTCCTTAAAAACACACAATATTGTAGATACCAAAGAACAATCGAATTGCCTCtagttaaaaggaaaaaaaaaatgtataaaacaGCTTCCTATTAGCACTCagcctaaaaaaacaaaaaatccatcACAGCAATATGATACTACAAGCAGTTTCAGAACCAAAACAGTGTGAAATTACAGGTGAGTTCATCCACAAGCCACAATCTTTTAGATAGAAGTTTTCGACTTGTTTAGAAACGATCTGGGTATCCCACACAACGATAAGTATAAAATAAAACCAGAAAAGCGACAGAAAAGTGAATTGATAAAATAATCACAGGGAATAAACAACAGAACAAATAATAATCCTACACAGTTTCTCATTgattcacccccaaaaaaaattccacatagataagaaagaaaaggtAGATCACACCCTACCTGGCGAAGTGCAGAAGACAGGGAATCCATGAGGCAGAGATAACTGTCGATTGAATCCATAAATTGCAAGACACTGTCTTCTTCTtgtccctcttctccattttttctcccattttcgcAGCTTTGGTTCACCTCTTGTTCTTCCATCGAGTTTCAACAAACGAGACTCAGCGTTTCAGGCAGGAGACTGATGAATGGAGGACTGCTGGACTGAGATCTTTAATTTGCTTGAAAACTGTAACAAAACTGCTGTTCAGAGTACTATCTTCATCCCTGCTGCAACTTCTTCCGTCGGACCTCGCTGGTGTGCTCCTCAAGGTTGGAAATCAGAGCATCATGAATAAGGGGTAgggaggtcatttcatgtgaagtgATTTTCAATCATTTTTCTGTAATTAATTTTGGGGCAAGATCGCAATAGATCGCTCCCTGTCTCCCTGGTCGCGTTGCCCTGAACCAGCATGGAGGCTAATGCATGGTTGGAGGTATTGGACACAGATCGGCCATATTGGGTGATCCGGATTGGTATCGGCATAGACTGAGCCCGGTATCTGGCCGATTTTGTTTTAGTAGAACAGTACAGACCAGGGGTAAAACTGTCAACTACTTTTTAGGAAGCCAAAGGCAAAATTATCTGATATGGGCCGATCTATGGCAATCCAGTTTCAAAGGTGTCTGAGACTACACGCAAGGGCATCATCAACACCTTGTTTGATCCATTGAATGATCAAACAATTTTTCTTTGAATACTCAAGGGGATATAGAGAACCAACGAGACGGGACGAAAGAGCGATCACAAATCTCACGGCAAGGAGTTGACAAAGGAGAACAGAACCCACCAAACTCAATTAGATGACCTATTCAATTCGTACATTTCCAATACTGTATCTATTTAGCTCATATCTTTAGTCTCTTAATAactgttttaatttatttttctcccTATTTATAACTTGGATTTAGCTCATGTCTTTAACCTTCCCTTGCAAAACATGTATGGGACTCTCTAAGTTTACAAGGTAATTGGGATGGTATTCGCAAGCTGCGGCAGGGTGGGGTGGACAAGTTCTTGCTTTAACTCGACTTGTTGCCATCTTTAGTTAGAATGGATTGACTTTTTACAAGCAAATAAAAAGCTTTGCCTTGAgtaaacaagaaaaaaggggTCATTGTTGAAAGTGTGTGCCCATCAAACACGATTTATTAAATTAGTGAATTTAATTTTTGCATGACTTTATTTAATTTGGGCTTATAAGAACGTTCCTTAGGTCTTAACCTAAAATAGGTCTCGACTAGGGATGGGATTGGACATCCCGTTCATATGGTTGCCATATCACATGTCACGAGAAATGGTGATTTCAGTGCATGATGTGGGTACATGTCGAGAACGTGTATAGATATGAATCTGGTACGTATATCATATGTAGTGATGCCAGTTGTATGAGAGTGATATACTTACCCACCACTCGATGCCCTTTGATCTGAGAGATTCTATTTGTTGCAGCGTGACATCATggattttggtaagccaatggttgatgttcGTTAGGACTATAAACGGATACACTAGATTCGTGGTCCCGCATTGTAAACAAAGAGGATGCTCAACACGGAATCCACTGCCCAATTTACAGGGAATATCCATGAGAGAGAAAGTAGGTGATTGATCAGAtagaaatctggatccaatatttattcgaaatgttttataaatttattttcaatataaaattaatatatgtattatattgaattttgatttcGAAGTTTTACGACCGTCCAATCACAAACACATATTCTCTCGATCTACGTACATAATGAATTGaccctataattcattatgggatattaggAAAGTGGAGGGGCTTGTGTACAATTAAAAGAATTTATTGGACACTTGGCATCTTATGAGAAAAATGTATTGATGGTTAATTATCGttttatattatggcaagagatattGTAGAAATATTCTATTAACCATAATTAAAGAACTTGGATCCCTTTTCAAATTCTCTGTCTTCCATTTTGATAGAAAATTGGAGTTGCAAAAGGAGAGAAGATTTTATCTCACCAAAATAGAATATTGGCCCATGACCAATATGAAAACAATTTGGGGACCCAATTGGGTctctaaaaatataaaagagaggaagggagaAGCAGCCCACGTTTTGGCTACTTCTCTCCCtcctcccacgatttctcttctctctacCTCTCTCTTGGTGTGGTTTGAACAAGAaggattcttgggttttggaatCCATGTGTTTTGGTGATTTGACTTCTACTCCACTTTGCAAGAATTGATAGCGAGATTCAAAGtgttgaactacatcaatttcCAACATTGCACAAGTCGGAAAGACCAAATATCTATAGGAGGAGTTATACTTGCGTCTCTAAGATAACCATGATTTTTCCTTATGAAATTGTTTCTACCTCTCTTGGATCTGCACGAAAAGTGTGTTACCCGATCCGATTCCACAGCGCCATAGGGTTAAATCCAACAATCATGTTCTCAGCACCGTAGCACATAGGGGCGTAGGATGCGTCCAGACCCATGGGGCGGGGCAGAACGGTCATTTCAGCCATTCAGGGGGACCGACAGTCATTTcgccaccccatgtgtctgagcgcaTGGttcaattttataaaattttccaCTTGAGCCAATAGGTTGAGAAaaccatttgaaaaaaaaaaaaaggaaaagaagacaaTACCATTTGAAATTGAGTAGCTCAAATATCATTAAGGTTCAATTTTGGGAAGTTTTCTTAATTccataaactaaaataaaatattccttGGTAAGGATTCTGATACTGGTTTACGGTTCCTATCAAGTTCCACCTAATGTTTTCAAAAGGTCTTTTTCCTTCTAAGTTGCCTTCTGCTTATATTTAAGTTGGCATGAAAGTTAAAGGTTGGAatttggagatggaagagaaaATTAAATACAATACTTTTTATTGCCGTAGAAAATTAACCTAGCACGGTTGGACGAGCTACTCAGCAAGACCAAAGAGCATAAGAGAGGACCAGAGTGGACTCCAGGGGACTCTTTGATGCTTAAGTCAGTTTTCCGAGCAATTGTGAGGTGTTGGACTATGTTGGTCCAGCCCCATGTGGAGGTTTGGGTGCTTGTGCTAAGTTGGGTCCAAAACTCATGTGAAGCTAAAGGGTCAATGAGTTGACATTCACTACCTTTCCTTAGTGAGTTGTAGAATTCAAAGAGCCTCTTTGTGAAGTGTATAGTGTGTTTTcttccaagagaagaaaaggaagagagagaattaatgggttttctctaaggagagagaaagtgcaAGGTTTGAGAAGAAAACAAGGTTTCGGCTTGGTTGAGAAGACAAAAGGAGACGAAGTTTGTTCTTTAAGCTCTTGGAGAAGCagtgcagttttttttttttattgtggaGGTTTTGTTCTCACATTTGGCTCATTCTTGATGTCGTTTTACTACTTCTCACGCACTATATAAGCCTGGTAATCGAAATTGCCGTTTACCTTATTAGGTTTGGGTTATCCAAGCTTTAAGAGAAATTGTTAGTAGCCTTTAGATGTGATTTGATAGCATTTTTGCTAAAGTTTGAGGTAACCTTGTAATCTCTCCAAATGcttgttatttcttttttctcaatCTTGTGGTAGGCGGATCTCAAGTTTGGACATAAACTTGAGAGGTGAATTATTGTAATCCTTTATATGTTTCGATGGATTATTCTTGGAGTTGCCTCGTGATTTTTCCCTCCACATTGGAGAGTTTTCCATATTAATTGTTGTGTTAGTTTtagtttgtaattttattttttatttttttgtaaataaattatcacccgttagggtgttacctgaaCTTAGATGGGAACACAGTAGAAGAGGATCTCGTATGGGTTTGGTTACAAGCTTCATGAACTCGAACAATCTCCTTCACGATCTTCGAATATCTTGTTTGGTTTCTCCAcaaagaagaactccacaccacaaatccttggaAAGAGATGGAATCTAAAGAGCACACAATTACTTGGAGAGTAGGGAGATAGAGACAAATCTTGGTTGCTGATGTTATAATGAGACTTAGGGTTAGAGCatctatttatagccaaaaccctaagtcccccccccctttgcaGTCTTTCACtcaaagaaagggggagagggagtCGTTCACTTAAAGTGAACTGCTCCCTCCCCTTGCTCGTGGGTTGGGTCAACCGCCCCTCATGGACGCCATGGATCGGGTCCAAGACCCGGATCCGATTCACATCTCCTACTCGCCCATGCATGGGCGCATTAGATCAACAATGCATCCAAGTTTCTCTCAATTTGTGTAACTCTTTATATAGGAATGGGGCGTGCGACCTAACGAGATAATAcagggtaggagtactatatcaagcttccatctaaccaacatagtacatcactcacaaacaatctcaaaataccccaaacgatccagtTACACCAAACTCAGCACTCTCGATCCCTCATGGTGCATAGTGCTGGCTCTTTGTATGCAATGTACTAATGACTATGTCGATATCAAAATGATAAGTCGCCCGAgcaatgagtcacaaaacaaaggtgtaattccgaatggttttccctgagccccttATGTCAATCCGATGGTCTCCAATAGCTTTCCCAATCGTGTcccgctggaccgcatcatccatgacCCTAAGGAGAACGTAAAAGTAGCATCATTAGATATCCTCTTCATGACAtggtctcaggtaataagggtactatGGGATCAATCAAGTATGATCCaagtggctcacacagtgacgaagtAAGGATCCATTCAATCACTTCCACTATCAGTCAATTGTAGCACATACAATATGATATGTATGCTATGGCGTGACTCCCACTGGagtgggcatgtcactcataAAATAAATGCCATACGGATCTAAGTTTAGTCGCTGGGATAAATGCCTAACCTGAGTTTCTAACCCAGTCACCCTCTTGGTTCCTGCCTGAAATCTCACATCCTGCTTCGCTCAGGCTACTCGAAAGTGTGGTGCCTTCCATATCCGACCTGGTGAGGTCTCATCTTAGTTTTAACTAAGGCACCATCAAGCACatatgctcatgggctcatctaaCTCGCTATCCTCAAGCACCGAGGTGAATCACCcatgtgagtgggtcgattcaaTGCCTAGTGACATCTTTAAAACTATAAATGTGTACATGCAATATCGCTCTACCAAAAACATATTGTGAAAGGGAGACACAAATAAACGTCCATCCAATAAAGTGTCCAAAAAATAGATACACATCAAATCCGTTACAGTCCCAAGTTTCTAATGTGAACAAGGTAAACATCTCTAGCAATGAGCTTCATCAACGGATCAACCATCATACTGTTAGTGGAGATATGCTTCAGGACCACTTAACCTTACGCAACCATGTCCCAAATGTATTAATATCGAATGTCAATGTTCTTGGCTCTCCCAtgaaacttggggtccttcaCAAATGCCAACGTTGCCATGCTATCATAATGTATAAGCACGACGTCGTCTGAATTAGCAAAAATACTAAGTCTTTGTAGGAACCTTTTGAGCCAAACGACCTCCTGAACTGTCGATGAATGTACGACATACTTCGATTCCAT
This window harbors:
- the LOC122662733 gene encoding coiled-coil domain-containing protein 115; the encoded protein is MEEQEVNQSCENGRKNGEEGQEEDSVLQFMDSIDSYLCLMDSLSSALRQGWLELASARHSMGTSRVSSALFDLKQHSAATTTQVIPYGFECSAPEDPMVRQPHFTLSKWSSFNARKCSFGEVAADEEEFQKKLQNPQLRHRSPSQLPESQETHTVSKGSPLSADDEAKKERSKSLSVFGSLVSPKLRASQHSFETALEIVVEIANRRSLMLSAFAQVRQEMECNLE